One Solanum lycopersicum chromosome 4, SLM_r2.1 DNA window includes the following coding sequences:
- the LOC101245353 gene encoding putative E3 ubiquitin-protein ligase LIN-1 isoform X3, with protein MAGNYRFEMDQEDTVRSLITSVGSFIQDRLIDKEQRTSHKEQCAERLAAEDGSSDKDAEVRYSDQAVLANLDWGIDALEEAINTSNIETKMARLDYAEKMLQVCAMLDSSQKTAGVPNFYLSAWAHLNLSYLWKLRNNVNNTVLHILEMFIIDPFFSRIDFAPELWKCLFLPHMSSIVGWYSEERHRIVMDVIPDSSDLSFTMDFDHDFNESLIFSVRPDQAEKMQKLELLYGQSLDDNTRLYAKFYKDCINYDSATSKKAIPLLPIAEPPMTPLHEVRRSIPDYVKFGPILPKSAGFTPILRVKENAKGESSRLNMTSSSSDNQEDSTTWDPVKGIPEEDEEDYEPEPHVHIASNKRNQENGSSYVEARSKVEKINTNQKQSPKAFLSIDSPKVESPKTPYSQEPSPKKSDTPSRKGVPVLRLLSGRVKNSSMSNSLHLSQEINSTDSDEERTHETVGKRNARRRSLSQSLEKGSPNNSDEGSLSCISLPLSEKSTAPSRPPKDFVCPITGQIFNDPVTLETGQTYEGKAIQEWIKRGNTTCPITRQSLSAATLPKTNYVLKRLITSWREQHPDLAQEFSYSQTPRSYLNIPSSRERSSESTPSPTFNHPNHRRIEEIVEQRSRRFMRAAVSMSPTSVISQAATEAIINGLKPLVSCLCTSEDLLECEEAILTIAKIWNDSKLESQGVHSYLSAPTIVNGFVEVLSASIKREVLKTTIYILSELLYADDSIGEILTSVDSDFECLATLLKDGLPEAAVLIYLLRPSFSQLSAHNFVPSLTQIISNRNEDSSHFQFTIGTKEAAVALLEQIITGGGESDRSFNAIQVISGNGIPALLKCLEHENGRESIVCILLFCIRADKSCRNTIASRIELSPVLELIHTGSDSVKATCIELLYELVLLNRRTLCNQILQIIKDEGAFSTMHTLLVCLQMASMEQKSTIAPLLLQLDLLVEPRKMSIYREESIDALIEALHEKDFPASQLRALDALLSLSGHLSNSAKSFLEARLLKTAGFNQRYNATIKEEKQRAGENDITNTTEEEEKALSSWENRMAFVLCNHEKGLIFKALEECLTSTSMEIAKSSFILATWLIHMLYSFPDTGIRDIARKSLLEQFIQMLQSTKNLEEKILAALALRGFITDLGALSELGIYAKCLCRNLRKLKKHSTVVSDIMKTLMNLPCIDAAELWCYTECPEMDVSMNGEVLCLLHVRGRLISSHSDGTIKVWETGKRNPRLNHETREHSKAVTCLYVSSSCDKLYSGSLDRTIRVWAINQEEIHCLQVHDVKEPVLELIANTHFACFTSQSTGVKVYNWSGVPKHINFQKYVKCLAIMGDKLYCGCTGYSIQEVDLSTQTSTTFYAGAKKLLGKQNIYSLQVQKNVVYAGGSLVDGMSGKVFTLPSKAVIGTLTTGSDIQRLAVNNDLIFSATKSGNIEVWLQERVTKMTCIKMKSGGQSKITSLAVDKDGEMIFAGSIDGKIQVWRLD; from the exons ATGGCTGGAAATTATAGATTTGAAATGGATCAGGAAGATACAGTTAGGTCCTTGATCACTTCTGTAGGAAGTTTCATTCAAGATAGGCTGATTGACAAGGAACAAAGAACGTCGCATAAAGAGCAATGTGCTGAGAGGTTAGCAGCTGAAGATGGAAGTTCAGATAAAGATGCAGAAGTTCGATACTCTGATCAAGCAGTTTTAGCTAATTTGGACTGGGGAATTGATGCACTTGAAGAGGCAATCAACACATCAAACATTGAAACTAAGATGGCTAGATTAGATTACGCGGAAAAAATGTTACAAGTGTGTGCTATGTTGGACTCTAGCCAGAAAACTGCAGGGGTGCCTAATTTCTATCTATCTGCTTGGGCTCATTTGAACCTATCTTACTTATGGAAGTTAAGAAACAACGTAAACAATACGGTACTTCATATCCTGGAGATGTTTATTATTGATCCTTTCTTCTCGCGGATAGATTTTGCACCTGAGCTTTGGAAATGTCTGTTTCTTCCACACATGAGCTCAATTGTAGGGTGGTACTCGGAGGAGAGACACCGGATAGTGATGGATGTCATTCCTGATTCCAGTGACTTGTCTTTCACTATGGATTTTGATCATGATTTTAATGAGTCTTTGATATTCTCTGTAAGACCTGATCAAGCCGAGAAAATGCAGAAACTCGAGCTGCTTTATGGGCAATCATTGGATGACAATACAAGGCTTTATGCAAAATTCTACAAGGACTGCATAAACTATGATTCTGCAACTTCAAAGAAGGCAATTCCTCTGTTGCCTATCGCTGAGCCACCGATGACTCCACTGCATGAAGTACGCCGTTCAATTCCTGATTATGTCAAATTTGGCCCAATCTTGCCTAAGAGTGCCGGGTTTACACCTATTCTGAGAGTGAAGGAGAATGCAAAGGGAGAGTCGAG CAGATTGAATATGACTTCTTCATCGTCCGATAATCAGGAGGACTCCACAACTTGGGATCCAGTA AAAGGAATTCCGGAAGAGGATGAAGAAGATTATGAACCTGAGCCTCATGTACACATTGCATCAAATAAAAGGAATCAGGAAAACGGTTCATCCTATGTAGAAGCCAGGTCGAAAGTCGAGAAAATTAATACAAACCAAAAGCAATCTCCCAAGGCCTTCCTTTCAATAGACTCTCCCAAAGTGGAGTCCCCAAAAACTCCTTATTCACAAGAGCCTTCACCAAAAAAATCAGACACCCCCTCGAGAAAAGGTGTACCTGTGTTACGCCTCTTGTCTGGACGTGTTAAGAACTCATCCATGTCTAATTCTTTGCATTTATCCCAAGAGATTAACTCTACAGACTCAGATGAAGAAAGAACA CATGAAACTGTGGGGAAAAGAAATGCTCGAAGGCGGAGCCTTAGTCAATCCTTAGAAAAAGG CTCTCCGAATAATAGTGATGAAGGAAGTCTCAGCTGCATTTCTCTCCCATTGTCAGAGAAGTCGACTGCTCCATCAAGGCCACCGAAAGATTTTGTCTGTCCAATAACTGGACAGATATTCAATGATCCTGTCACCCTTGAAACCGGTCAAACATACGAAGGGAAAGCCATCCAGGAATGGATCAAAAGAGGTAATACAACATGCCCCATTACTAGGCAGTCTTTATCTGCAGCTACTCTTCCTAAAACCAATTATGTCCTAAAGAGACTGATAACCTCTTGGAGGGAACAACACCCTGATCTAGCTCAGGAGTTTTCGTACTCTCAAACACCGCGAAGTTATTTAAACATTCCGTCTTCAAGAGAGAGATCATCTGAGTCTACTCCATCTCCGACATTTAATCATCCCAATCATCGGAGGATAGAGGAAATCGTGGAACAAAGATCACGAAGATTTATGCGAGCAGCTGTATCAATGTCACCTACTAGTGTAATTTCTCAAGCAGCAACTGAAGCAATTATCAATGGCTTAAAACCTCTTGTTTCATGCCTGTGCACTTCAGAGGACTTACTAGAATGTGAAGAAGCCATATTGACTATAGCAAAGATATGGAATGACTCGAAACTTGAATCTCAAGGAGTTCACTCTTATTTATCAGCACCAACAATAGTGAACGGATTTGTAGAGGTACTATCAGCTTCCATAAAGAGAGAAGTTTTGAAGACGACAATTTATATCTTGTCCGAGCTACTGTATGCAGATGATAGCATTGGCGAGATCCTCACAAGTGTAGACTCGGATTTTGAGTGCCTTGCTACTTTATTGAAAGATGGTCTTCCTGAAGCAGCAGTACTTATCTACCTACTCAGGCCATCATTCTCTCAACTTTCAGCTCATAATTTTGTACCCTCTCTTACTCAGATCATATCAAACAGAAATGAGGATTCTAGTCATTTTCAGTTCACAATAGGAACAAAGGAAGCGGCTGTTGCGTTGCTCGAACAAATTATAACCGGAGGAGGTGAGAGTGACCGATCTTTCAATGCTATACAGGTTATATCAGGAAATGGTATTCCTGCCTTGTTGAAGTGCCTAGAACATGAAAATGGAAGAGAGTCAATCGTATGCATACTTTTATTCTGTATTCGGGCTGATAAGAGTTGCAGAAATACAATAGCTAGTAGAATTGAGTTATCTCCTGTTCTTGAGTTAATTCACACAGGAAGCGATAGCGTGAAGGCAACATGCATAGAACTTCTTTATGAGTTAGTTTTGTTAAACAG GAGAACATTGTGCAACCAGATTCTGCAGATAATTAAGGATGAGGGAGCATTTAGTACAATGCACACTCTTCTTGTCTGTCTACAAATGGCTTCGATGGAGCAGAAATCTACCATTGCTCCTCTTCTTCTGCAGCTTGACCTTCTGGTTGAGCCACGGAAAATGAGCATATACCGTGAAGAGTCAATAGACGCATTGATTGAAGCACTTCACGAAAAGGACTTTCCTGCATCTCAGCTCAGGGCTCTCGATGCCCTGTTATCTCTTTCCGGGCATCTGTCTAACTCTGCTAAGTCCTTTCTTGAAGCCCGTCTACTCAAGACTGCAGGATTTAATCAGCGATATAATGCTACGATaaaagaagagaaacaaagagCAGGTGAAAATGACATCACAAATACAACG gaagaggaagaaaaagCACTGAGTTCTTGGGAAAATAGAATGGCTTTTGTTCTTTGCAATCATGAGAAAGGATTAATATTCAAAGCTTTAGAGGAATGCCTTACAAGCACATCCATGGAGATAGCAAAATCTTCATTTATACTAGCAACATGGCTTATTCACATGCTCTATAGTTTTCCCGATACTGGAATTAGAGATATTGCTCGTAAGTCGTTGCTTGAGCAGTTTATACAGATGCTGCAGTCAACGAAGAACCTCGAGGAAAAGATCTTGGCAGCTCTTGCTTTGAGAGGCTTTATTACTGATTTAG GTGCACTTAGCGAACTGGGAATATACGCGAAATGTTTATGCAGAAACTTGAGGAAACTTAAAAAGCACTCAACAGTAGTCAGTGATATAATGAAAACCTTGATGAACTTGCCATGCATTGATGCT GCAGAACTATGGTGTTATACTGAATGTCCTGAGATGGATGTTTCAATGAATGGAGAAGTTCTTTGTCTGCTCCACGTAAGAGGTCGGTTAATTAGTAGTCATTCCGATGGAACCATCAAG GTATGGGAAACTGGAAAAAGAAATCCTCGGTTAAATCATGAAACTCGTGAACACTCAAAGGCGGTTACATGCCTTTACGTGTCATCTTCATGTGATAAACTGTATAGTGGTTCATTGGACAGAACAATCCGG GTTTGGGCTATAAATCAAGAGGAAATCCACTGTCTTCAAGTTCATGATGTGAAAGAGCCGGTGCTTGAGTTGATAGCTAACACTCATTTTGCATGCTTCACATCTCAATCAACAGGAGTCAAG GTTTATAATTGGTCAGGGGTTCCCAAGCATATAAACTTCCAAAAATATGTCAAGTGCCTTGCCATTATGGGTGATAAGCTTTATTGTGGATGCACCGGTTATAgcattcag GAAGTTGATTTAAGCACTCAAACATCAACAACATTTTATGCTGGTGCCAAGAAGTTGTTGGGAAAACAGAATATCTATTCCCTCCAAGTACAGAAGAACGTTGTATACGCTGGTGGTTCGTTAGTTGATGGAATGTCAGGGAAG GTATTTACTCTCCCTAGCAAGGCCGTCATTGGAACACTTACAACCGGTTCAGACATCCAACGACTAGCAGTAAACAACGATTTGATATTTTCCGCGACAAAATCAGGCAACATAGAGGTATGGTTGCAAGAAAGAGTAACAAAGATGACTTGTATTAAGATGAAAAGTGGTGGACAGAGTAAAATAACATCTTTAGCTGTGGATAAAGATGGAGAAATGATATTTGCTGGTTCTATTGATGGAAAAATTCAG GTTTGGCGTTTggattaa